One Mesorhizobium loti genomic window carries:
- a CDS encoding XRE family transcriptional regulator → MGIREVFARNLRRLREKKKLSQEALAHEAGVDRTYISALERSVYAATIDMVEKLATVLEVEPATLLDPRSE, encoded by the coding sequence ATGGGAATCCGAGAGGTCTTTGCCCGCAATCTGCGTAGGCTTCGCGAGAAAAAGAAGCTGTCGCAGGAGGCGCTGGCGCATGAAGCTGGTGTTGATCGAACCTACATCAGCGCTCTTGAGCGCAGTGTATATGCTGCTACCATCGACATGGTCGAGAAGCTCGCTACGGTGCTGGAGGTTGAGCCGGCAACGCTGCTCGATCCGCGATCTGAATAG
- a CDS encoding PfkB domain-containing protein → MPDYDVLCIGNAIVDIIAQCDEEFLETNGIIKGAMNLIDTHRAELLYSRMGPAIEASGGSAGNTAAGVASFGGRAAFFGKVSNDALGEIYAHDIHAQGVAFDTKPLTGEPPTARSMIFVTPDGERSMNTYLGACVELGPEDVEADKASGAKVTYFEGYLWDPPRAKEAIRQTAKLAHAAGREVSMTLSDSFCVDRYRDEFLDLMRSGTVDIVFANSHEIKSLYQTSSFDEALAQIRKDCRIAAVTRSEKGSVIVRGDETVVIQATTIKELVDTTGAGDLYAAGFLHGYTQGRDFKACGDLGSLAAGLVIQQIGPRPRQTLRREAEQAGLI, encoded by the coding sequence ATGCCGGATTATGACGTGCTTTGCATCGGCAATGCCATTGTCGACATCATCGCCCAATGCGACGAGGAATTCCTCGAGACCAACGGCATCATCAAGGGCGCGATGAACCTCATCGACACCCATCGCGCCGAACTACTCTACAGCCGTATGGGCCCGGCGATCGAGGCCTCCGGCGGCAGCGCCGGCAACACGGCGGCCGGCGTTGCCAGCTTCGGTGGACGTGCCGCCTTCTTCGGTAAGGTTTCGAACGATGCGCTGGGCGAGATTTACGCGCACGACATCCATGCGCAGGGCGTCGCCTTCGACACCAAGCCGCTTACGGGCGAGCCGCCGACCGCGCGTTCGATGATCTTTGTCACCCCCGACGGCGAACGCTCGATGAACACCTATCTCGGCGCCTGCGTCGAGCTCGGTCCGGAAGATGTCGAGGCCGACAAGGCTTCCGGCGCCAAAGTCACCTATTTCGAAGGTTATCTGTGGGATCCGCCGCGCGCCAAGGAGGCGATCCGGCAAACGGCGAAGCTGGCGCACGCGGCAGGCCGCGAGGTCTCTATGACGTTGTCAGACTCGTTCTGCGTCGACCGCTACCGCGACGAGTTCCTTGACCTGATGCGCTCGGGCACGGTCGACATCGTCTTTGCCAACAGCCACGAGATCAAGTCGCTCTACCAGACGTCATCGTTCGACGAGGCGCTGGCGCAGATCCGCAAGGATTGCCGGATCGCCGCCGTCACCCGCTCGGAAAAAGGCTCAGTCATCGTGCGCGGCGACGAGACCGTGGTCATCCAGGCAACCACGATCAAGGAACTGGTCGACACGACGGGCGCCGGTGATCTCTACGCCGCCGGTTTCCTGCATGGTTACACGCAAGGCCGCGACTTCAAGGCCTGCGGCGATCTTGGCTCGCTGGCGGCCGGATTGGTGATCCAGCAGATCGGCCCAAGGCCGAGGCAGACTCTACGCCGCGAAGCCGAGCAGGCGGGGTTGATCTAG
- a CDS encoding S-adenosylmethionine synthetase, with the protein MTRQFVFSSESVGAGHPDKMADNISDAILDAILRTDPKARVACETLVKTGMVVLAGEITSHAAIDYTQVARDTILDIGYDDDAIGFDGRRCAVVLALTEQSPDISQGVDEGRGQDLEQGAGDQGLMFGFACNETDTLMPLPIQLAHHLTKRQAEVRKTGQLGWLRPDVKSQVSVRYEGLRPVALDTIVLSTQHDEAVSQDTVREGVIEEIIKPVLPTHLDTSEIRFLVNPTGRFVVGGPAGDCGLTGRKIIVDSYGGTGRHGGGAFSGKDPSKVDRSAAYAARYVAKNIVASGLAEVCEVQLAYAIGVASPVSVMVNTFGTARIEEKRIESLVLELFDLRPKGIIKMLDLLRPIYRKTATYGHFGREEPQFTWEKTDRADDLLREAGPAAA; encoded by the coding sequence ATGACCAGGCAGTTCGTGTTCTCTTCCGAATCCGTCGGCGCGGGACACCCCGACAAGATGGCAGACAACATCTCGGATGCCATCCTCGATGCCATCCTCCGCACCGACCCGAAGGCGCGCGTCGCCTGTGAAACGTTGGTGAAGACAGGGATGGTGGTTCTGGCTGGAGAGATCACCAGCCACGCGGCGATCGATTACACTCAGGTTGCCCGCGATACGATCCTCGACATTGGCTACGACGACGATGCCATCGGCTTTGATGGTCGACGTTGCGCCGTCGTTCTGGCTCTCACCGAGCAGTCGCCCGACATAAGCCAGGGCGTTGATGAAGGACGAGGGCAGGATCTCGAGCAGGGGGCGGGGGATCAGGGCCTCATGTTTGGATTCGCATGCAACGAGACGGATACATTGATGCCCTTGCCGATCCAACTCGCTCATCATTTGACGAAAAGACAGGCAGAGGTCCGGAAAACGGGACAGCTTGGCTGGCTGCGTCCGGACGTGAAATCTCAAGTGTCCGTACGCTACGAGGGTCTCCGCCCGGTGGCGCTGGACACCATAGTCCTGTCAACGCAGCATGACGAGGCGGTCTCCCAAGATACAGTCCGCGAAGGCGTCATTGAGGAGATCATAAAACCGGTCCTGCCGACCCACCTGGATACTTCGGAGATCAGATTTCTGGTCAACCCAACAGGGCGGTTCGTGGTCGGTGGGCCCGCCGGCGACTGCGGCCTCACTGGACGCAAGATCATCGTCGATTCCTACGGTGGAACGGGGCGTCACGGCGGCGGCGCCTTTTCGGGCAAGGACCCATCCAAGGTTGACCGCTCGGCCGCCTATGCCGCCCGGTACGTCGCGAAGAATATCGTTGCCAGCGGACTTGCGGAGGTCTGCGAGGTTCAGCTTGCCTACGCGATCGGCGTGGCCAGTCCGGTTTCTGTCATGGTCAACACATTCGGAACCGCAAGGATCGAGGAAAAAAGGATCGAGAGCCTTGTTCTTGAGCTTTTCGATCTCCGACCGAAAGGCATCATCAAGATGCTTGATCTCTTGCGCCCGATATACCGCAAGACCGCGACATACGGACACTTCGGCCGTGAAGAGCCTCAGTTCACCTGGGAGAAGACGGACAGAGCCGACGACTTGCTGCGTGAAGCAGGACCGGCAGCTGCGTGA
- a CDS encoding transcriptional regulator: MAINMRRLRHDQDLTQEELAARAELSMRYVGSIERARVSASVSVLGRLAKALDVDPCELIRPQ, encoded by the coding sequence ATGGCGATCAACATGCGTCGTTTGCGCCATGATCAGGACCTGACGCAGGAAGAATTGGCTGCCCGCGCAGAGCTGAGCATGCGCTATGTGGGTTCGATCGAGCGTGCTCGGGTTTCCGCAAGCGTCAGTGTGCTTGGCCGGCTCGCAAAAGCGCTTGACGTTGATCCTTGTGAGTTGATTAGGCCGCAGTAA
- a CDS encoding transcriptional regulator — protein MTFAADRLDPTFLRIAEQYEQALEIMAMCFHIGVRRKLSGGLAVDGVSLTPREYECLQWTAKGKSAWEIGCILGIKERTAAFHLDNAKKKLGVRTKNQAVTLLASSRSSIP, from the coding sequence ATGACCTTCGCGGCAGACAGGCTCGATCCGACCTTCCTGCGCATCGCCGAGCAATATGAGCAGGCGCTCGAGATTATGGCGATGTGCTTTCACATTGGCGTTCGCCGCAAGCTTTCGGGTGGGCTGGCGGTGGATGGTGTTTCGCTGACGCCTCGTGAGTACGAATGCCTGCAATGGACGGCAAAGGGCAAGTCCGCCTGGGAGATCGGCTGCATCTTGGGGATCAAGGAGCGCACGGCCGCTTTCCATCTGGACAATGCCAAGAAGAAGCTCGGCGTGCGCACCAAAAATCAGGCGGTGACGCTGCTGGCCTCCTCACGATCATCAATTCCCTGA
- a CDS encoding serine hydroxymethyltransferase, with protein MLKLIASENFASSAVLEATGSIFANKYAEGYPGARYYAGNEIVDELETLAIERLKALFGSEHANVQPYSGSPANQAVYRALLSPHDKVMGLPLPEGGHLTHGWSVNFSGTDYQRVPYGLHDKTQQIDYDRLRETARRERPKLIWVGGTAYPRVFDYAAMAEIAAEANSYLVADIAHISGLIVAGAHPNPVAHCDVVTSTSHKSIRGPRGGFILSKNEDRYQALYHPTSKHNLAKRIDRAVFPQLQGGPHVNTIAALAVALQEAATPSFRTYGHQIVKNAKALAQALLERDYELVTGGTDNHMLILDLRNRPLSGKAYAERLSRAGIIANFNMVPGDRRHPALTSGIRLGSPAVTSMGMREGEMVQIAAFIDLVCRQPDDEEVHANVRREVADFCAAFDVPGISDR; from the coding sequence ATGCTCAAACTCATCGCATCTGAGAACTTTGCCTCCTCAGCCGTACTGGAAGCGACCGGCTCTATCTTCGCGAACAAGTATGCCGAGGGCTACCCAGGTGCGCGCTACTACGCCGGAAACGAGATCGTCGATGAGCTTGAGACCCTCGCGATCGAGCGCCTGAAAGCGCTATTTGGCAGTGAGCACGCCAACGTCCAGCCTTATTCGGGCTCACCAGCCAACCAGGCTGTCTATCGCGCGCTTTTGAGCCCCCATGACAAAGTCATGGGGCTGCCTTTGCCCGAAGGGGGCCATCTGACTCATGGGTGGTCCGTCAACTTTTCCGGAACTGATTATCAACGCGTCCCCTATGGGCTGCACGATAAGACGCAGCAAATTGACTATGACCGCTTGCGCGAGACCGCCAGGCGGGAACGGCCGAAACTCATTTGGGTCGGCGGAACTGCTTATCCGCGTGTCTTTGACTACGCGGCAATGGCCGAAATCGCTGCGGAGGCGAACTCCTATCTCGTGGCCGACATTGCCCACATCAGCGGCCTGATTGTCGCTGGAGCGCACCCGAATCCCGTGGCCCATTGCGACGTCGTCACCAGCACGTCTCACAAGTCGATCCGCGGCCCCCGTGGAGGCTTTATTTTGTCGAAGAATGAAGATCGGTATCAGGCGCTCTATCATCCCACGAGCAAACACAATCTCGCCAAACGGATTGATCGCGCGGTATTTCCTCAACTGCAAGGTGGGCCTCATGTGAATACCATCGCCGCGCTAGCTGTCGCTTTGCAGGAGGCCGCGACCCCGTCTTTCCGCACCTACGGACACCAGATCGTCAAAAATGCCAAGGCGCTAGCCCAGGCGCTTCTGGAGCGAGATTATGAACTCGTCACCGGGGGCACTGACAATCACATGCTGATCCTTGATCTTCGGAACCGGCCGCTGTCAGGCAAAGCCTATGCCGAGCGCTTATCGCGTGCAGGTATCATTGCGAATTTCAATATGGTGCCGGGTGACCGGCGGCATCCGGCGCTCACAAGCGGGATCCGCTTGGGGTCGCCGGCAGTGACGTCCATGGGCATGCGTGAAGGGGAAATGGTGCAGATCGCCGCTTTCATTGATTTGGTCTGCCGCCAGCCCGACGACGAGGAAGTTCATGCGAACGTGCGAAGAGAGGTTGCCGACTTCTGCGCTGCGTTCGATGTTCCCGGCATCAGCGACCGGTAA
- a CDS encoding transposase → MRDIRTILRLTHGEGLSVREIAERLEIGKSSVSTYLLRAREAGLSWPLPSGCDDDAKLERLLFGRAGRPPQDLSEPDWPLVAREMKRKSVTLTLLWQEYRASHPDGYGFTWFCERFAAFRHRTSAVFRNRHAAGAVMQTDYAGPTVPVIDPATGVIHPAQIFVAVLGASNLTFAFASSSQKLPDWIDGQVRALAFYGGVTKAIVCDNLKSGVAKALWFEPTLTATFAAMAEHYDTTILPTRSRKPRDKGKVEGAVLIVERWILARLRNRTFFSLAALNTAIAELLEDLNNRPMRHIGRSRRELFEEIERAALKPLPTTPFEYAEWKSAKVHPDYHIEVDKTFYSVPHRLIGCTLQVRLTQRVVEIFHDHQRVASHVRRSQRSGHVTVNDHMPKAHQRYANTTPANLIGRATLIGPNAAILVERMMRDRPHPEQGYRSAMGILSLAPRYGSQRLDAACKRALTINAIAYSSVASILKSGLDRQQPQAEQAAPTPAHTNIRGRSYYQ, encoded by the coding sequence GTGAGGGATATCCGGACGATCCTGCGCCTGACCCATGGAGAGGGTCTTTCGGTGCGCGAGATTGCCGAGCGGCTGGAGATCGGCAAGAGCTCGGTATCGACCTATTTGCTGCGGGCCCGGGAAGCCGGGCTTTCCTGGCCCCTGCCAAGCGGGTGTGATGACGATGCAAAGCTGGAGCGGCTTCTCTTCGGCCGCGCCGGTCGCCCACCTCAGGATCTGAGTGAACCGGACTGGCCCCTGGTTGCCCGGGAGATGAAGCGCAAGAGCGTGACGCTGACGCTTCTATGGCAGGAATACCGCGCCAGCCATCCCGACGGCTATGGCTTCACGTGGTTCTGTGAGCGGTTTGCCGCCTTCCGGCATCGGACAAGCGCCGTGTTCCGCAATCGGCACGCGGCGGGTGCCGTGATGCAGACCGACTATGCCGGTCCGACGGTGCCGGTGATTGATCCGGCGACCGGTGTCATCCATCCGGCCCAGATCTTTGTCGCGGTGCTGGGCGCCTCCAACCTGACCTTCGCCTTTGCCAGCTCCAGCCAGAAGCTGCCGGACTGGATCGACGGTCAGGTGCGTGCACTGGCCTTCTACGGTGGGGTCACCAAGGCAATCGTATGCGACAATCTGAAGTCGGGCGTGGCCAAGGCCCTGTGGTTCGAGCCGACACTGACCGCGACGTTCGCCGCCATGGCGGAGCATTACGACACCACGATCCTGCCGACACGCAGCAGGAAGCCGCGCGACAAGGGCAAAGTCGAAGGCGCGGTGTTGATCGTCGAGCGCTGGATCCTAGCCCGGCTCAGGAACCGCACCTTCTTCTCGCTTGCCGCCCTCAATACGGCGATTGCCGAATTGCTCGAGGATCTGAACAACCGGCCGATGCGCCATATCGGCAGAAGCCGCCGCGAACTGTTCGAGGAGATCGAGCGAGCCGCCTTGAAGCCCCTGCCGACCACACCATTCGAATATGCGGAATGGAAGTCGGCAAAGGTCCATCCCGACTACCATATCGAAGTCGACAAGACCTTCTACTCGGTGCCGCATCGGCTGATCGGATGCACCCTCCAGGTGCGGCTCACCCAACGGGTGGTCGAGATCTTCCACGATCACCAGCGTGTCGCCAGCCATGTCCGACGCTCCCAGCGCTCCGGCCACGTCACAGTCAACGACCATATGCCCAAGGCGCATCAGCGTTACGCCAACACCACGCCGGCCAATCTGATCGGTCGGGCGACCCTGATCGGCCCCAACGCCGCCATCCTGGTCGAACGCATGATGCGCGACAGGCCGCATCCGGAACAGGGATACCGCTCGGCCATGGGGATTTTGTCGCTGGCGCCGCGCTATGGATCGCAGCGCCTCGATGCGGCCTGCAAGCGGGCGCTCACCATCAATGCCATCGCCTATTCCTCCGTCGCCTCCATCCTCAAATCCGGCCTCGACCGGCAGCAACCGCAGGCTGAACAAGCGGCGCCCACGCCTGCACACACCAATATCCGTGGCCGTTCCTATTACCAGTGA
- a CDS encoding XRE family transcriptional regulator codes for MDMRKLVGRNARRIREKAGLTQEQLAEISGFSQQYISGLEKGKRNPTIVTLYELAQALRVSHIDLVRPD; via the coding sequence ATGGATATGCGCAAGCTGGTCGGACGAAATGCACGCAGGATCAGGGAGAAGGCCGGCTTGACGCAGGAGCAGCTTGCCGAGATCTCCGGCTTCAGCCAGCAGTACATCAGCGGGCTGGAGAAGGGTAAAAGGAACCCCACCATCGTCACGCTTTATGAACTGGCACAAGCCCTCCGTGTCAGTCATATCGATCTGGTGCGACCCGACTGA
- a CDS encoding helix-turn-helix domain-containing protein, translated as MPKSLRSPRQRRLLEQLIAARKNKGLTQAKVAEALRRPQSLLAKYEGGERCMDVIEFLDVAEALEFDPCEVLAHVRRLRDRSLVLCLA; from the coding sequence ATGCCGAAATCCCTTCGATCGCCCCGCCAACGCCGGCTGCTGGAACAGCTGATAGCGGCGCGCAAGAACAAGGGCTTGACCCAGGCCAAGGTTGCCGAAGCGCTTCGCCGCCCGCAGTCTTTGTTGGCCAAGTATGAGGGCGGTGAACGTTGCATGGACGTCATTGAGTTCCTCGACGTAGCGGAAGCGCTCGAATTCGACCCTTGCGAGGTTCTCGCACATGTGCGTCGCTTGCGTGACCGATCGCTCGTGCTGTGCTTGGCTTGA
- a CDS encoding conjugation factor synthetase, traI — protein MIELIAPGWYGAFADELMHRLRYRVFKERLDWNVRTTGGFEIDSFDSLKPHYLVLRDSASRVGGGVRLLPSTGPTMLQDAFSRLSEGRTVPEGPSVWKSSRFALDLPPSEPKGSGNIAAATYELPAGMIEFGLSRRLTSIVTVTDLRMERILRRAGWPLARIGQPQTIGTTRAVAGCLDVSEESLAAVRRNGSLCGPVLWAPVLFTGV, from the coding sequence ATGATTGAGCTTATTGCGCCCGGCTGGTACGGCGCCTTTGCCGACGAACTAATGCACCGCCTGCGCTACCGCGTCTTCAAGGAGCGGCTCGACTGGAACGTGCGCACGACCGGGGGCTTCGAGATCGATTCATTCGATTCCCTGAAACCGCACTATCTTGTGTTGCGCGATTCGGCCAGTCGCGTCGGGGGCGGCGTACGCCTCCTGCCCTCGACGGGGCCGACGATGTTGCAAGATGCCTTTTCGAGGCTGTCGGAGGGGAGAACGGTACCCGAGGGACCGAGTGTCTGGAAAAGCAGCCGTTTCGCCCTTGATCTTCCACCGTCTGAACCGAAGGGCAGTGGGAACATTGCTGCTGCCACCTATGAACTCCCCGCCGGCATGATCGAGTTCGGTTTGTCGCGCCGGCTCACCTCTATCGTCACCGTTACGGATTTGCGCATGGAGCGAATCCTGCGTCGCGCCGGATGGCCGCTGGCCCGGATCGGTCAGCCCCAGACAATCGGCACCACGCGCGCCGTTGCTGGCTGTTTGGATGTCTCAGAGGAGAGCCTTGCTGCGGTCCGCCGCAATGGCAGTCTTTGCGGTCCCGTACTGTGGGCGCCGGTGCTCTTCACGGGCGTCTGA
- a CDS encoding cold-shock protein, which translates to MFSRVETIMGKYKDHREPRRHRHDDDPVSFAERPSELSYFQRSSTVTADPVDAEVVWFNASKGFGFVKLPEGIEAYLHIRVLEAAGSRGVSEGMRLKVTTQESPRGHQVAQVLEVSDQTARTQLHTRRTGESTAGTSAQVESEGTVKWYNPQKGFGFIAPENGEKDIFVHATALTRSGLSMLMEGQKVFVQCGQGKKGPEVRSIRLP; encoded by the coding sequence GTGTTCAGCCGAGTCGAGACGATCATGGGCAAATACAAAGACCATCGTGAGCCACGCCGGCATCGTCATGACGATGACCCGGTTTCTTTTGCGGAACGGCCTTCCGAGCTAAGCTACTTTCAGCGTTCGTCCACTGTAACCGCGGATCCTGTCGACGCCGAAGTGGTGTGGTTCAACGCCAGCAAGGGTTTTGGCTTTGTCAAATTGCCGGAGGGCATCGAGGCCTATCTGCACATCCGGGTGCTGGAGGCGGCCGGGAGCCGCGGTGTTTCCGAGGGAATGCGTCTGAAGGTCACAACGCAAGAAAGTCCAAGAGGTCATCAGGTCGCGCAAGTGCTGGAGGTCAGCGATCAGACCGCGAGAACTCAGCTACATACGCGTCGCACTGGAGAGTCCACCGCCGGGACGAGTGCCCAGGTGGAGAGCGAGGGCACGGTCAAGTGGTACAATCCCCAAAAGGGCTTCGGCTTCATTGCTCCTGAAAACGGTGAGAAGGACATCTTCGTTCATGCCACCGCGCTGACCCGCTCAGGACTGAGCATGCTGATGGAGGGTCAGAAGGTGTTTGTCCAATGCGGACAGGGCAAGAAAGGCCCGGAAGTTCGGAGCATTCGCCTCCCTTAG
- a CDS encoding transcriptional regulator has translation MTDETESKADNLIELTAHVVSAYVSNNPVPVGELPGLIGQIHIALKGTAGGAAPEKSEALKPAVPIRKSVTPDYIFSLEDGKKFKSLKRHLATHYGLTPDEYRAKWELPADYPMVAPNYAAARSALAKTMGLGRKPKEPGAPAPAKRARKKAAA, from the coding sequence ATGACCGACGAAACCGAGAGCAAAGCCGACAACCTCATCGAACTCACCGCCCATGTCGTCTCAGCCTATGTTTCGAACAATCCGGTTCCCGTCGGTGAACTGCCTGGGCTTATCGGCCAGATACACATCGCATTGAAAGGCACTGCTGGTGGTGCCGCACCAGAAAAGTCAGAAGCTCTCAAGCCTGCCGTACCGATCAGAAAATCGGTTACACCCGATTACATTTTCAGCCTTGAGGACGGCAAGAAGTTCAAGTCGCTCAAGCGTCACCTGGCCACCCACTATGGCCTTACGCCCGACGAATATCGCGCAAAATGGGAGCTGCCGGCGGACTATCCCATGGTGGCGCCGAACTACGCTGCGGCGCGCTCGGCATTGGCCAAGACCATGGGTCTGGGCCGCAAGCCGAAGGAACCGGGAGCGCCGGCACCTGCCAAGCGTGCCCGCAAGAAAGCCGCAGCCTGA
- a CDS encoding transposase, translated as MLTNQTLDQMQALGLTGMAAAWRELAELSGTNELSRDEWLGLMLDREVTLRADKRIRNRLASAKLRFVQACIEDIDFAASRGLDRRNTLALAQGQWLTARENLIVTGQTGTGKSWLACAFGRQAARLGHSVLYVRVPRLFEDLALARLDGSFPRLIDKLTRAQLLILDDFGTHTLSDQQRFHLFEIVEERYQRKSTLITAQVPVASWHDLINDSTVADAILDRIVHNAHRIALQGESMRKKKTSPLLTDSENTEINQP; from the coding sequence ATGCTGACAAACCAAACCCTCGACCAGATGCAGGCCCTCGGGCTGACTGGCATGGCCGCCGCCTGGCGCGAATTGGCCGAACTGTCCGGCACCAATGAGCTCAGCCGCGATGAGTGGCTCGGTCTGATGCTCGACCGCGAGGTCACCCTGCGAGCTGACAAGCGCATCCGTAACCGGCTCGCCTCCGCCAAGCTACGCTTTGTCCAGGCCTGCATCGAAGATATCGATTTTGCCGCTTCCCGTGGTCTCGATCGGCGCAACACCCTGGCGCTCGCCCAGGGGCAATGGCTCACCGCCCGTGAGAACCTGATCGTGACCGGTCAGACCGGCACCGGCAAGTCATGGTTGGCCTGTGCCTTCGGCAGGCAGGCAGCCAGGCTCGGTCACTCCGTGCTCTATGTGCGCGTGCCGCGCCTGTTCGAGGATCTCGCGCTCGCCCGCCTCGATGGTTCCTTCCCCCGCCTCATCGACAAGCTCACCCGTGCCCAGTTGCTCATCCTCGACGACTTCGGCACCCATACTCTCTCCGATCAGCAGCGCTTCCACCTCTTTGAAATCGTCGAGGAGCGCTATCAGAGAAAATCCACCCTGATCACCGCACAGGTCCCCGTGGCAAGCTGGCACGACCTTATTAACGACAGCACGGTCGCCGACGCCATACTCGACCGCATCGTGCACAATGCACACCGCATCGCCCTCCAGGGCGAGAGCATGCGAAAGAAAAAAACCTCGCCCCTCTTGACCGACTCCGAGAACACCGAAATCAATCAGCCCTAA